Part of the Shewanella eurypsychrophilus genome is shown below.
CATCTTCTTCACAAAAACCACCACGAAAAGCGCGATAGTAAAACTACCTGTGAAGGCTTCTATTGCGGCTATGGCTCTGGAGAATCCTATGGGGGTGAAGTCACCATATCCAAGAGTGGTAAAAGTGACCACTGAGTAGTAAATGCAGTTGAAAAATAGAAATAGATTAGTCGTAAAGTCATTTTCTACCTTGAACACATGTATGTTGCTGTCGTAGCTCAATCCAGTAAAAAGATAAAGGATGGCACAGACAAGAATGAGTGCCATGGAAAAACCTATTACCCGCATTGGGGCTTCTCCGTAGCCACAGAATAGATCAATAGTCTTAGATACATAGCGCTTAAAGCTATGCTTTGGCATCTGATGGCGGCGCATGGTGAGTTCCTTACGGATATATTCACCTGACATGGCAAATAGACCTTCACGCTCAGCCGCTTTTCTTAAGTCTCGATAGATCTCCTCTGCTTGTTCAAAGTAATCTTTGGCAATCTCGCGCTCTCCAAGTTTAACTGCCTCTAGTGCCAGTTTCTCTTGTTTAATTTTTTTGCCGATGGAGACGTTTTCTATCTTAGCGCCGTTCCACTTTATACCCAGTAGGTTGGTGCCTACGAGGTTGGCACAGTGGACATTTGAGTCTCTGAGATCTGCCTTCATTAAACTCGCATTTTTAAGGTTGAGATTAAAAAGGTGGGCTTCTTGTAGATCGGCTCGATATAGCTCGGCATTGGTCATGTCGAAACCCGTTTTCTGATGGTGGCGAACGAGATCAATACCCTGCAATTTTGCCCGCTTGAGAGAGACCCCTCTAAGCATGCCTCCATTTCTAGCGAACTGCTCTAAATTGGCTATATCTTCAGGCTTATCTTTGATGATTTTTGGGTCATGCCAGTAGCATAAGCCTGAAGGTTCTGCAGGCTCTGAGCAAGAATGGCCTTCATCTTCGTGGTAGCAACATGTGGGTATTTTTTCATTCATGAAGCAAGTATAGACAGGAGCAATTGGCTTTGTTGTTTTAAATAATTGATCCTGTTTAGTTTAGATTCGTCATCATCAAGCACTAACTTGAAATATTGACCATATCTAAAGAAGCGCTAAGCCACTTCAAAAACGTCTAAATAAAGCACTAAATAACTGCAATTCCAGTGTTCAAGCCCTAGGAGAAATTCCTCAATTAAGCTAAAATAACGGGTTTGCAGTAGCTGCCTAACCAAATTTAAGTAGAAGAGTCATGTTTGAAGTAAATCCGGTTAAATTTAAGATAAAAGAACTCGCCGAACGAACCCTTCTGCTTCGGGGGTATCTTTGACTATGATGCTAAGAAAGAGCGT
Proteins encoded:
- a CDS encoding ion channel is translated as MNEKIPTCCYHEDEGHSCSEPAEPSGLCYWHDPKIIKDKPEDIANLEQFARNGGMLRGVSLKRAKLQGIDLVRHHQKTGFDMTNAELYRADLQEAHLFNLNLKNASLMKADLRDSNVHCANLVGTNLLGIKWNGAKIENVSIGKKIKQEKLALEAVKLGEREIAKDYFEQAEEIYRDLRKAAEREGLFAMSGEYIRKELTMRRHQMPKHSFKRYVSKTIDLFCGYGEAPMRVIGFSMALILVCAILYLFTGLSYDSNIHVFKVENDFTTNLFLFFNCIYYSVVTFTTLGYGDFTPIGFSRAIAAIEAFTGSFTIALFVVVFVKKMTR